Proteins encoded by one window of Cyclobacteriaceae bacterium:
- a CDS encoding MBL fold metallo-hydrolase has translation MKKLLTVLCLILSVGTGIAQRSAPDVIETSAGKLTIQPILHATLAMTWNNVTIYVDPYGGAKAFEGLAAPNLILITDIHGDHMNLETLKAIETSRALIIAPQAVREKLPEELANQTIPLSNGASHKQFDITITAVPMYNLPETEDSRHPKGRGNGYVLELGGKRIYISGDTEDIAEMRALSDIDIAFVCMNQPFTMTVEQAASAVLEFKPKIVYPFHYRGQGGFSDIEAFKKIVNAGNESIEVRLRNWYPDYSN, from the coding sequence ATGAAAAAACTATTAACCGTTCTATGTCTTATACTTTCCGTTGGTACTGGCATAGCTCAGCGATCAGCACCCGATGTGATTGAAACTTCTGCAGGAAAATTAACTATCCAACCCATTCTGCATGCTACACTGGCCATGACCTGGAACAATGTGACGATTTATGTTGATCCCTATGGAGGTGCTAAAGCGTTTGAAGGATTAGCCGCACCTAATTTAATTCTGATCACCGACATCCATGGCGATCACATGAACCTCGAAACCTTAAAAGCCATTGAGACATCACGCGCACTGATCATTGCACCCCAAGCCGTTCGGGAAAAACTGCCTGAAGAGCTCGCCAACCAAACCATTCCACTGTCGAATGGGGCTTCTCATAAACAATTTGATATTACCATAACCGCTGTACCCATGTATAACCTTCCGGAAACAGAAGATTCGCGCCACCCGAAAGGCCGGGGCAACGGGTACGTACTGGAATTGGGCGGTAAGCGTATCTACATTTCTGGAGACACAGAAGACATTGCCGAAATGCGTGCCTTGAGTGATATTGATATTGCTTTTGTTTGCATGAACCAGCCTTTTACCATGACGGTGGAGCAAGCGGCCAGTGCGGTTTTGGAATTCAAACCGAAGATTGTCTATCCCTTTCACTATCGCGGACAGGGGGGCTTCAGCGATATAGAGGCATTCAAAAAAATAGTAAATGCGGGCAATGAATCAATCGAAGTAAGGTTGCGCAATTGGTATCCGGATTATTCGAATTAG